The following is a genomic window from Corynebacterium incognita.
CGGTGACGGGCCCTTGAATCGGCGTGGCGCGTTTGATCTCGGTGATGACGGAGCAGCCAGTGCGCACTAGCGCGGCGCAAACGTCACGCGGAGCATCCATCGCGCGCGAGCGGGCTTTGACTTCCTTAAAGGAGACCTGGGCCTCACGTACGGCGACGTCCTCTAATACACCGTTGACGATGTGGTCTACGGCGAAGGTCGCTTCCATAGGGGCTCCGAATTGCTCATGGTCGAACTCTGTAATGCTTGAGTGACACTGCATAGAATACCGCTAAGGCGGATTCAAAAGAAAATCGCAATTTTAGGTGCTACGTCCACTACCTGCGCCGAGGTGGCTTAGCGACGCCCCTTCTCCCCTGAGTCGGTGGGGTCCAGGCCGGCGTCCAACGCATCCCACATCACCCGCTGGGAGTCCGGGCTGGTCTCCAGCTCTTCCTCCAGCTTCTCCCGCCGGGTGGCGGCCCGCTCGTATTTCGAGACCCGCGGCGAATCATGGCCCGGGCGAATGACGACCACCACCGCCGCCACTAACGCGACGGCGAAGCCCAGCAACGCGAGGGCCACTCCGAGTGGGTTAACGGTCGCCTCCGTCACGACGGCCCACTCACTGATGGACACCGGCGCGTTCGCCTTGCCGCTCGTCGCGCCAGCGGTCAGCAAAGCCTTCGCGCGCTCTGGGTCCGCGCCCTGGACTAGCAACAGTGTCGGACCAATGCTGCCTGCAATCGCGGCTATCGCACACACCACGCCGATGATACGGCGGGCCTGGCGGCGCAGCACTAGCACTGCCAAGGCACCGGCCAGGAATGCGGCGGCCAGCGCGATGAGTTCGACCGACCACGTCGCGCCCGGAACGTCGTTGATCGCGCGGCCGGCCTTGTCGTCCTCACTCACCGCCGTCACCCAGGACATGCGCCCAGCCAGCCACAAAATCAGCGAGCTCAGCGCGAGACCCAGCGCGGCCAGACGCGAGTGCTTCTTCGACCCCGCCGCCTGGTCCGGCGCATCAGGGGTGTGCGGGTTGTGCGTGGAATGCGGTGTGGACACCCAAAAGCTCCTATATCTTACGGTTCAAAGACTGCGCTGCACCCAGCAGCTGAGCGTGCGTGGCGGCGTCACCAACGATGATGCCGCGGCTTGTGCAGTCCCAGTCGTCACCTTCTGGGGTAGTCACAGTACCCCCGGCTTCGCGGACGAGCAACGCCCCAGCTGCGTTGTCCCATGGGTGCGGCGAATAATTGATAGCCCCGCTGAGCACGCCGCGCGCGGCATAAGCGAGGTCCAGGCCCACGGAACCCGACACTCGGGGGCGCAGCCCGCGGTGGCGAATCGCTGTGTAGAGTTCCGGTCGGGTCTGCGAAAAGACGCCAACGTGGCGCTGCGGATGCGGAGCCGTGGCAGGAAGTCCGCGTACCCCGCCGCCGTCGGTTGCGGCCATGCGCAGCCTCAGCTTCGGAAACGACACCACTGCCGCCACCGGCTGGAGATCGTGCACCAACGCCACGAGGATCCCGCAGTTGGGGTTCTGGGCCGCGAAGTTGCTCGTGCCGTCAATCGGGTCCACGACCCACACCGCACCGGTGCGGGGCAGCTCGCTGCGTCCGGTCGAGGAAGCGGAAGCGTGAGTACTTTCTTCGCCGTAGACCTCGACGCCGGTCATCTGCACCAGCAGCTGGCGTACCCGCTGCTCAATCGCGAGATCAGCGGTGGTGGCAAAGTCACCGTTGCCCTTGTCGTGCAGGGCCAGGTCCGGTGCCCCGAAGCCCGCGTGAAAAATCGCTTCCGCCTCGTCCACCACGGCTTCAGCCACCGGGAGCAACTCACCAACAGATGCCATCTACTCCGCCTACAAATCCTCGTCGGCGGCCGAAATTTCGGTGCCGTCAAAGGGCGCGGCGTCGGCGGCCTGCTCGGCGCCGTCTGCGGCCGTTTGTGCTTCATCAACGGGCAGCGCCGGAGCGCCTTGCCACCCGAGGAGCATGGTATCGATCCCCTCTACCTGGTAGGAGGCGACCTCCGCTACTTGCTCCGGTGCCGTGAACTTACCGGCGACGGCCACGTCGGCATCGGTGGCGGCGGAAATCTCACGCAGCAGTTCCATATCGATCGGCCCCATGGCGGGTGCCGCTGCACCGCTGGTCCCCTCGCCCGCGACGAACGCCACGAGAATTCGCTGTACCCCGGCCTCGTCGAGCGCCTCCAGCGTCTCCCACAGGTCCTCGCCATCGGTGTGGCCCAGGGTCTGCACATCGCCGTTATCGACGACGGGTAACGCCACCCACAGCTTCTCGACGGCGCTGCCTGCAGCCGCCGCGTCGGCGTCCTGCGCTTCGGCAATCGCAGCGGTCAAGTCAGCGATGGGCCAAACGCCCGGTACCGCAATGGCCCGCGGCGCGCCAGACGCCAGGAGCTCCTGGACTTGATCAAAGCTAGCGACCGCGCGTTGATCTGTAGCTACTGCCTCCACCACGTTAAAAGTCATGGCCTAGATGATACCTTCTGCCCAGCGCTGAAGAAGCGCAATCCCGGCGTCACGGGAGTCATGCGGCAAGAACGCGCAGCCGCACAGCGGGCCGTTGTCCACGGCCGCCACGATGGTCGCGGCGCCGATATTCGCCCACGCCACCTGTGGTGGCTGGGTGATCTCGGAGTCAGTGAGGGCAAAGCCCGTGGCCGCCTCGGTGACGGTGAAGGCAAACCGTGCCTCGTCCGGCAGGAAAGCTAAGCGATGACCTTCCGCGGGAGTCACCGTCGCGTAGGTGGTGATCGCCGTCGACGACGCGCTCATGCGGCCGACGGTGCCGGGCCACTCCCCACAGCCGGGGATCTCGCGGCCGTCCACGATCGCGGCGTCGAAAAGCGCGGCGAAGGCGGTGCCCAACGCCAACACCGGGCGGCCGCCGGAAAGCCGCTGCCCAATCACGCGAGGGCCGAAAGACGCTTGGAAGTCGGCCATAAACTCCGCGAAAGGATCGTCGCTCACCACGACGAACGCTGCGGCCTCGGCCGCTTCCTGGGGGTCGCGGCTCAACACCGCAGGTACCCTCGCCTTCTCCAAGGCGTCGACCGTGCCCCGCGCCGCCGCCGAGGAGGCCGGGAGTTTATCGCCTGGCGCGAATACCACTACCGTCGGGGCGCCGTTGTCTGCCGCGTGCATTGCCTGGTTACCGTCCTTATTCATACACCACTAGTGCCTATCGTTTTGAGCGCTGGTTCGCATTAAACTTCCGCAGCCGTCTAGACCTTGCGCAGCCTCTTGAGTCGGGTCTTGATGTTATCGAATTCGCTGACGCGGTTGCGGCCGAGGCTCCAGTCCATGGCGGTCATGAACACGCCGGCGATGATAACGCCAGCACCCGCGCCATAAGCGCCCGCGTAGCCATAGCCCGAAACCAGGGACCCCAACAGCACTGAACCGATGCCGGTGCCGCCGTCGTAGAAGATGTTCCATACTGCCGAGGCCTCCGAGACCCGACGTCGCGGCAGGCGGGAAAACATGCTCAGGAGGGATTCGTTTTGTACCGAGCCGAAGCCGAGGCCAAAGACGATGGCGCCGAGAACAAATACCCACACGGGCCACTGCCACATGATGCCGAAGGTGATGAGCGCAATGCCGAAGAAAGCGAAGAGCTGGGACGGGATCATCATCGCGCCGGCCACGCCGGTACGGTCAGCGATGGATCCCGCGAAGTAACGACCGACGATACAGGCGCCGCCCACCAAAGACAGCATGATGCCACCCAACAGCGCCCCGGTTTCCGGATCCGTTTCCCGCACAGTGGCGGGAAGGAAGGAGGAAACCACGCCGAAGCTCATGGAGATTGTGGTCAGCGCCAACGCGGGGACCAGGACGAGCTTCCACATGGCGGCGCGCTGGACGTCATCATCCGCGCTATCTGCTGCCGCGTCCGCTGACACGCTCGGGATGCGCAGGCACATGATTGCCGCGATCAGCGCGATCACCGCCGCGGTGATGAAGACGACGTTGAAGCTAGTAGCGCCCGCCAGAGCCAGGCCAGCCGGCAGGAAGAGCATCTGCGCGACGCCGACGGCCACGCCAAGCATGGCCGTTGCGCGGCCCAGGGCGCGTTGCGGGACGAGCTCAGCGATCAGGGCAGATTCGGCGACGCAGATCGCTCCAAAGCCAATGCCGCGCAGCGCAGAAAACAGAATGGTCACCCACGCCTCAGCGCCCAACATGTGCCCTAAGGCGGGAATACCGAGCATGAACGCCGCGACCGCCATGACGGGCCGGTAGCCCCAGGCGCGCAGCATGCGCGGCGTCATGATCTGAGTGGCCACGGTGGCGGCCATAAAGGCACCCGTGGACCAGCCCGCCAGGGATGGTGAACCGCCGGAGTCCATCACAAATAGTGGGACCACCGGCAAGAGAATAGACCAGGCGCCGAAGGCAGAGGCCACAGCCACCATCGTCGGGATAAACCCCGGTGTCTCCTTCAGGCTGAATTTATCTACCGACTTCGACACCGTGAATCACCCCTTCTTCCCACACCAAACAGACCGATACCGTCCGGCATACACCACGCTAAGTTTTAGAACTGCACTACAACCCCTCTACCTAAACACTTTGGATGCCGCTTATCAACCACGCGACGGCGGCAGCCAAGGAAATAATTGCCAGCGCCGCCAGTACCCAGAAGGCCAGTTTGTTCGCTGCCTGGTAGGCCGCGTACGCGCCGCCCACCAAGAGGCCCGCGACGAGGAACATCACGACGACGAAGAAATTCATGGGTTACTCGACGATCTCGTAGGGGCCCGCCGTGGCCAGCGCCGCGTTCATCTTCTCCACGCTGGGGATCACGTCGTCCTTGTGTTTAACGAAGAGATCGGCGACGTCAGGTTCCGTGATTTCGAACGTGGCCTGGCCAATTCCTTCCGAGGCGAAGATGTCGAACAACGCTTGCAGTGCCTTGCGGACGTCGTTGTCGTCTTTCACGCCGCGGACGTGGTACTTCGTGGAAACCAAAATAGTCATGGGCAAAAGTCTACCCCCTGGCCTGTGCTGCACTTCAGCAGCTGGAGCCAGGGGGCGTCTTGGTAGTAGAGATGGGGGGCAGGAACTAAATGCGACCGTTGAAAGCCTGCAGCGCGGAATCTTCGCGCGTTCCGCCGCGGCCGTCGCCGTAGTCCGCATAGTCGTGAATCCAGCGGATGGTGGATACCCACTTCACGGCCTTATAACCGTGGTTGGATTCGACGCGAGCACGAACGGGGGCGCCGAGGTAGCTCTCAATGTCGTGGTCATTGCGCTGCAGCGCCAGGATGGACTGCTCCTCTTCGGCGGTTTCTACGTCGAAGCAGGCGTAGAACGGCTCGCGCGGGCGGTTGTCGTACATCTTCTGTGCCAAGCCATAAGACTCGATCATGACGTAGTTGGCGCCTTCCGGGCGCGGGCCGAGCAGCCCCAGGACGTCGACAAGCGCGGGGCCGGACCAGCGCGAGGTGGCGGACCAACCCTGCATGCAGGTATGGGTGGCAATGAACGAGCGCTGCGGCAGCTTCTTCAGATCGTCCAAGGTGATGGTCTTTTCCACACCGTTGATGTCGTCGATGACGCGGATCGTGTAATCGGCGAAGTCGTTCTTGGCAAAGTCGGTCCACTCCGGGGACTCGTCCGCGGTCGGCGGCAGACCATTGGTCCAGTGCCAGTCGGAGAGGTCCTTGTCGGTGTAGACCTCCTGGGTCTTGGGCACCGGGCGCATCCAGTTGAGGAAGATCTTGCGGCCAACCTCGGTGATGGCCACCAGAATTCGATGTGTGCGGGCGCGGTCGGACAGGGACCAGTAGGACAGCGCAATCCAAAGGACGAGGACCACTACGACGGTGGTCACCATGATGATGAAGGCCTGGGCGTAGCGAGTGGTCTCCACGTCGCCGAAGACCATGTGCACCATGTTGTGTTCGCGGTGGACGAAGAAGACAAGGAAGACGTGGATGACGATGAATCCGGACATGAGCACCATGCCGATGAAGTGCAGGGAACGCGCGCCTTGGTGGCCGCCGAGGATCTTCACCAAGCGCGGGAACCGCACGCGCACGGCTGGGGCCATGGCCACGCCGGTGAGCATCATGAACGGGGCCAGGATGAAGATGACGAAGGAATATGCCAACTGTTGCAGCGCGTCGTAGGGTGTGAAGTGCTCAATGCCTGGCACGCCGAAGCCCATGTAGATCTTGGCGGACTCCCATGCCTCGGCGAAGACATCCCAGCTGGTGGGGACAATGCGGCGCCACAGGCCGGTGGCGAACAGCAACACGACGTAGACGAGGCCGTTGAGCACCCAGAACATCACTGTAGCGCCGTGCCAGTGGCGGGCGAGGCCAATATTTTCGCGGCCTGGGAGCGCCAGGACTGGGCTCACGGAGAGCTCATCCATCAATGAGGTATATACGCCACGCTCCTTGGGAAGCTCACGCTTAGTAAACTTCAGCCACTCCGAGCCGGGGGCGCAGTCATTGCGCCACCACAGCCGTGGCATGGAAGCGAGCATCTCCACGCCGGAGCGCAGGAGCATGCCGATGAGGATGAAGTTGATGAGGTGCGTGGCACGCAGCCAGAGCGGGAAGTCGGGGTTGTCGCCCATGGCGACAACAAAGTCCATTGGTTGCATTGTGGTGCCTCATTTCATGTGAGAACGAGCGTGTGTGAGCTAAAAGCGCTATACGAATTAGTATTCCCAATGGCACCCCGATGTTCAATTTATTAACACGGGTTTTTCCTCACATTTTATGCCGGATGTACGAGAGGGACCCCACACGCTTGAGGCACACGGCATTTTCTACGAGTCCACGCCTTCGCTTTCCGACGCCTCGTCGGGCAACGTTCCATAGACAAATACGGCTGCCCACACAGCCATCGTTGCAATCAACGGCGCCATCGTGAACCCGAGGCCCGGCTCCAACGGCGGCACCAGCTCAATGCGCTGCCCCAGCTCAGCGGCGTGAAAATCTCGAGTTCCCCGGAACCCCGCCACCGCGGCGCCAGCCAGATAAAACGCAATGGATCCCACCCCGGCGCCGACTCCCGCACCCATGATGGCGCCTATCCCCGGGTCAGGTGTAGGGAATTTGTGAAAGAAACGCAACGACAACGGCAGTGCCAACACCGCGGTCCACGCGGCGAAGCTGAAATAAGAATCGGCGGCCGCAGTAGACAAAGAATCCAACTTTAGTCCGCCCTCGCTGACCACCCCCGCGACCATGGGGCGCCACCAGCCCCAGAGCGCACCGGCTACTGCAAAGACGGCAATCGATACGGCCACATACCCCGCGACATGTCCCACCACCGGACTGATCCGGGGGAATCGGACAGACTTGGCCGACTTGGACGGCTTGGACGGCTCAGCCGCGACTAAGCCCGCCTCACTCGAGACCTGCGGGGCTGAGCGGGCGGGCTGTGAGGAAGAACTAGAACGCACAGAAGGTCCAGGCACCGTTTTCCTTGAGGTACTGCTGCACCTTGGTGTCATCACCGTTGGCGGTGGAAACAGTCACCACCGCGGAAGCCTTGTTGCCGTTGACCTTGATGTCCTTGATGGACTTGACGCCGTTGTCGCCAATCATGGTCTCAGCTGGCATATCCAAGACAGGGTCCTGCATGCCACCAACGTCCATTGCGGCCTTACCGCCCTGCTGATCCACCACGGATTTGCAGGTGTGGTCTGGTATGTAGGTCACCAAGTCGCGCACCGTCTTGGTCTGGTACAGACCGTTCACCAAAGCCTTGATTTCTTTCTTGGTGGCAGCGTCAGCACCCTTACCGTCAGCAACCTCAGTCAGATCCGCCTGTGTCGGCGTTGGCTGGCTCAGCTGCTCCTCCAGCTGCTCATCGCCGGCGGCGGCCCCACCTGCAGCGCCTGCCCCTCCAGCACTGTTGCCACCGTCGGAAGACTTATCGGAGCCGGATTTGTCGGAACCGGACTTATCGGAACCTTCCTTAGCCTCAACCTTTTTACCATCATCTTTGTCAGAATCGGACTTCTTGTTGGAGTCCTTCTTCTTGGAGGTCTCCGTCTCCGAGGCACTCTCCTTGGCATCCTCGTCGTCCGCAGAGGTAGTGCTCTTGGATGCACCAGAGACCGAAGGGGTTGCTTCTGCACCCTCCGGGGCCTCTTCAGATTGTGGCCCACAGGCTGTCAATGCCAGTGGAAGCACCAGCAGCGCGGCCATGCAAGTCTTCGAAAGGGTTCTCGGCTGTGTCATCAAGGCTCCTGTCGCGTTAGCCACCTCGGGCGAAGTTCACCCGCAGGCTTGTCGTTATAACAGCATGACGATCCTATCAGGTGGGAGGTTCCCACAAGATAAATGAG
Proteins encoded in this region:
- a CDS encoding TIGR02234 family membrane protein, translated to MSTPHSTHNPHTPDAPDQAAGSKKHSRLAALGLALSSLILWLAGRMSWVTAVSEDDKAGRAINDVPGATWSVELIALAAAFLAGALAVLVLRRQARRIIGVVCAIAAIAGSIGPTLLLVQGADPERAKALLTAGATSGKANAPVSISEWAVVTEATVNPLGVALALLGFAVALVAAVVVVIRPGHDSPRVSKYERAATRREKLEEELETSPDSQRVMWDALDAGLDPTDSGEKGRR
- a CDS encoding inositol monophosphatase family protein; this encodes MASVGELLPVAEAVVDEAEAIFHAGFGAPDLALHDKGNGDFATTADLAIEQRVRQLLVQMTGVEVYGEESTHASASSTGRSELPRTGAVWVVDPIDGTSNFAAQNPNCGILVALVHDLQPVAAVVSFPKLRLRMAATDGGGVRGLPATAPHPQRHVGVFSQTRPELYTAIRHRGLRPRVSGSVGLDLAYAARGVLSGAINYSPHPWDNAAGALLVREAGGTVTTPEGDDWDCTSRGIIVGDAATHAQLLGAAQSLNRKI
- a CDS encoding imidazole glycerol phosphate synthase subunit HisH, with translation MNKDGNQAMHAADNGAPTVVVFAPGDKLPASSAAARGTVDALEKARVPAVLSRDPQEAAEAAAFVVVSDDPFAEFMADFQASFGPRVIGQRLSGGRPVLALGTAFAALFDAAIVDGREIPGCGEWPGTVGRMSASSTAITTYATVTPAEGHRLAFLPDEARFAFTVTEAATGFALTDSEITQPPQVAWANIGAATIVAAVDNGPLCGCAFLPHDSRDAGIALLQRWAEGII
- a CDS encoding MFS transporter, giving the protein MVAVASAFGAWSILLPVVPLFVMDSGGSPSLAGWSTGAFMAATVATQIMTPRMLRAWGYRPVMAVAAFMLGIPALGHMLGAEAWVTILFSALRGIGFGAICVAESALIAELVPQRALGRATAMLGVAVGVAQMLFLPAGLALAGATSFNVVFITAAVIALIAAIMCLRIPSVSADAAADSADDDVQRAAMWKLVLVPALALTTISMSFGVVSSFLPATVRETDPETGALLGGIMLSLVGGACIVGRYFAGSIADRTGVAGAMMIPSQLFAFFGIALITFGIMWQWPVWVFVLGAIVFGLGFGSVQNESLLSMFSRLPRRRVSEASAVWNIFYDGGTGIGSVLLGSLVSGYGYAGAYGAGAGVIIAGVFMTAMDWSLGRNRVSEFDNIKTRLKRLRKV
- a CDS encoding molybdopterin-dependent oxidoreductase; translated protein: MDFVVAMGDNPDFPLWLRATHLINFILIGMLLRSGVEMLASMPRLWWRNDCAPGSEWLKFTKRELPKERGVYTSLMDELSVSPVLALPGRENIGLARHWHGATVMFWVLNGLVYVVLLFATGLWRRIVPTSWDVFAEAWESAKIYMGFGVPGIEHFTPYDALQQLAYSFVIFILAPFMMLTGVAMAPAVRVRFPRLVKILGGHQGARSLHFIGMVLMSGFIVIHVFLVFFVHREHNMVHMVFGDVETTRYAQAFIIMVTTVVVVLVLWIALSYWSLSDRARTHRILVAITEVGRKIFLNWMRPVPKTQEVYTDKDLSDWHWTNGLPPTADESPEWTDFAKNDFADYTIRVIDDINGVEKTITLDDLKKLPQRSFIATHTCMQGWSATSRWSGPALVDVLGLLGPRPEGANYVMIESYGLAQKMYDNRPREPFYACFDVETAEEEQSILALQRNDHDIESYLGAPVRARVESNHGYKAVKWVSTIRWIHDYADYGDGRGGTREDSALQAFNGRI